A single region of the Musa acuminata AAA Group cultivar baxijiao chromosome BXJ1-11, Cavendish_Baxijiao_AAA, whole genome shotgun sequence genome encodes:
- the LOC135596472 gene encoding uncharacterized protein LOC135596472, producing the protein MKAPRELRDRSKYYLFHRDYEHDTEECHDLKNQIEELICRGHMSCYIGRPREPSPRPSGPIGKQIDVISGGPALGVDSMARRKAYARAIIEKRLRQSQVPGITFPVGETEYPEHDDVLVILARIANARVKRIMVDTGIQPMSYTSTPSRSSA; encoded by the coding sequence ATGAAGGCACCGCGCGAGCTCAGAGATCGCTCGAAGTACTACCTATTTCATCGCGACTACGAAcacgacaccgaggagtgtcACGACCTCAAGAACCAGATCGAAGAACTCATATGCCGGGGGCATATGAGTTGCTACATCGGGAGGCCCCGCGAACCATCACCCCGTCCGTCGGGTCCGATCGGAAAGCAGATTGATGTGATCAGTGGTGGTCCGGCGTTAGGGGTTGATAGCATGGCAAGACGAAAAGCTTATGCCCGGGCAATCATTGAAAAACGCTTGAGGCAATCCCAAGTGCCCGGGATCACCTTCCCGGTGGGAGAAACCGAGTACCCGGAGCATGATGACGTGCTAGTCATCTTGGCCAGGATTGCTAATGCTCGGGTTAAAAGGATCATGGTGGACACCGGGATTCAACCGATGTCCtatacttcgacgccttccagaagctcggcCTGA